From the Salarias fasciatus chromosome 16, fSalaFa1.1, whole genome shotgun sequence genome, one window contains:
- the dip2a gene encoding disco-interacting protein 2 homolog A isoform X5, with product MAERTSSGLLTMMLEPTPAVAMTLPAEVREKLAELELELSEGDITQKGYEKKRGKLLAPYIPQIQGVDPSLQIDNRIQASSQAVLPGSKHNKSRAANTRDERFRSDLHTEAVQAALAKYKERKMPMPSKRRSVLVQSSVEACTPPDTSSASEDEGSLRRQGRLATSTPYQGHSHPAVEHWFNRVIQGSSTSSSASSTSSHPGGRIVTNTSAHAALNANAAATALADLMAHTQLDNHSAPPDVTGLSERSSVHAERSQVASVRGVSRNYNHQTSVMETADGVPVNSRVSNKIQQLLNTLKRPKRPPLREFFVDDFEELLDVQQPDPNQPKPEGQQMSPLEGESLGVVTNWPPSLPAALQRWGTTQPKSPCLTALDNAGKPVYTLTYGKLWTRSQKLAYTLLNKLSSRNEPLLMPGDRVALVFPNNDPVMFMVAFYGCLLAELVPVPIEVPLTRKDAGSQQIGFLLGSCGVTLALTTDACQKGLPKAQTGEVATFKGWPRLLWFVTDGKHVVKPPKDWHPPVREASNDIAYIEYKTSKEGSTMGITVSHSAMLAHCHSLTQACGYTEAETITNVLDFKREAGLWHGVLTSVMNRMHVISIPYSLMKVNPLSWIQKVHTYKARVAVVKSRDMHWSLLAQRDQRDISLGSLRMLVVADGANPWSISSCDAFLNVFQARGLRPEVICPCASSSEAMTVAIRRPPEMGVPPPGKAVLSMGGLSHGVIRVDTEEKLSVLTVQDVGQAMPGAMVCVVRVEGTPYLCQTDEVGEICVSSGSTGVAYYGLPGMTKNVFETVPVTSSGIPISDRPFTRTSLLGFVGPDSLVFIVGKMDGLMVVSGRRHNADDVVATALAVEPMKFVYRGRIAVFSVSVLHDERIVVVAEQRPDASEEDSFQWMSRVLQAIDSIHQVGVYCLALVPANTLPKAPLGGIHISETKQRFLEGALHPCNVLMCPHTCVTNLPKPRQKQPEVGPASMIVGNLVAGKRIAQACGRDVGQLEDNDQARKFLYIQDVLQWRAQATPDHPLFLVLNAKGTVASTASCLQLHKRAERVAAALMGRLNTGDHVALVYPPGIDLIATFYGCLYAGCVPVTVRPPHPQNLATTLPTVKMIVEVSKSVCILTTQAIMKLLKSKEAAAAVDVKSWPMVLDTDDLPRKKSPQMYKPPTPEMLAYLDFSVSTTGILAGVKMSHAATSALCRSIKLQCELYPSRQIAICLDPYCGLGFALWCLCSVYAGHQSILVPPLELESNASLWLAAVSQYKVRVTFCSYSVMEMCTKGLGSQTEALRLRNVNLSCVRTCMVVAEERPRIALTQSFSKIFKDLGLSPRAVSTTFGCRVNVAICLQPNRLGKLAEQGTAGPDPTTVYVDMRALRHDRVRLVERGSPHSLPLMESGKILPGVKVIIANTETKGPLGDSHLGEVWVSSPHNATGYYTVYGEEALHADHFNTKLSFGDTQTVWARTGYLGFLRRTELTDASGERHDALYVVGSLDETLELRGMRYHPIDIETSVIRSHKSIAECAVFTWTNLLVVVVELEGSEQEALDLVALVTNVVLEEHYLIVGVVVVVDPGVIPINSRGEKQRMHLRDGFLADQLDPIYVAYNM from the exons gtgtAGATCCATCTCTACAAATCGACAACAGGATCCAGGCCTCCTCCCAGGCGGTGCTGCCAGGTTCCAAACACAACAAGTCTCGGGCAGCCAACACCCGGGATGAACGCTTTAGATCTG ATCTGCACACAGAAGCCGTCCAAGCAGCTTTGGCAAAGTACAAAGAGAGGAAGATGCCCATGCCCTCCAAGAGGCGATCTGTGCTAGTTCAGTCATCTGTGGAAGCATGCACCCCTCCAG ACACCTCCTCGGCGTCGGAAGACGAGGGCTCGCTGCGCCGGCAGGGACGTCTGGCCACCTCCACGCCCTACCAGGGCCACAGCCACCCGGCCGTTGAGCACTGGTTCAACCGCGTCATCCAGggctcctccacctcgtcctCCGCGTCGTCCACCTCGTCCCACCCGGGAGGGCGCATCGTCACCAACACCTCGGCCCACGCGGCGCTCAACGCCAACGCCGCGGCCACCGCGCTGGCCGACCTCATGGCGCACACCCAGCTAG ATAACCACTCGGCGCCCCCTGACGTGACGGGGCTGTCGGAGCGCTCCTCGGTTCACGCGGAGCGGTCCCAGGTGGCCTCGGTGCGAGGCGTGTCCCGCAACTACAACCACCAAACCAGCGTCATGGAGACCGCAGACG GCGTTCCAGTCAACAGTCGCGTCTCCAACaaaatccagcagctgctcaacACACTGAAGAGACCCAAGCGCCCGCCACTGCGCGAGTTCTTCGTCGACGACTTTGAGGAGCTCTTGGATG TCCAGCAGCCGGATCCCAACCAGCCAAAGCCAGAAGGCCAACAGATGAGTCCCCTGGAAGGAGAGTCTCTCGGGGTGGTCACCAACTGGCCTCCCTCCTTGCCAGCAGCCTTGCAAAGGTGGGGCACCACTCAGCCCAAGAGCCCCTGTCTGACAGCACTCGACAACGCTGGCAAGCCCGTCTACACACTCACCTACG GTAAACTCTGGACCCGCAGCCAGAAACTGGCCTACACGCTTCTGAACAAGCTGAGCTCAAGAAATGAGCCGTTGCTCATGCCTGGAGACAGA gtTGCACTTGTGTTCCCCAACAACGACCCTGTGATGTTCATGGTGGCCTTCTATGGCTGTCTCCTGGCAGAGCTGGTACCTGTGCCGATTGAGGTGCCGTTGACCAGAAAG GATGCAGGAAGTCAACAGATCGGCTTTCTGCTGGGCAGCTGCGGCGTCACGTTGGCGCTGACCACCGACGCCTGTCAGAAAGGCCTGCCCAAAGCACAAACCGGGGAGGTAGCCACTTTCAAAG GCTGGCCACGGCTGCTGTGGTTCGTGACAGATGGAAAACATGTTGTGAAGCCTCCGAAAGACTGGCATCCTCCGGTCCGGGAAGCCAGTAATGACATAGCGTATATAGAA TATAAAACCAGCAAAGAAGGAAGCACCATGGGGATCACGGTGTCGCACTCAGCCATGCTGGCTCACTGTCATTCCCTGACGCAGGCCTGCGGATACACCGAAG CTGAGACCATTACCAACGTTCTGGACTTCAAGAGAGAAGCAGGATTATGGCACGGAGTCCTCACC AGCGTCATGAATCGGATGCACGTTATCAGCATTCCCTACTCCCTGATGAAAGTCAACCCTTTGTCCTGGATACAGAAGGTTCACACATACAAAG CGCGAGTGGCGGTGGTGAAGTCTCGGGACATGCACTGGTCTCTGCTGGCccagagagaccagagggaCATCAGCCTCGGCTCACTGCGCATGCTGGTCGTTGCAGATGGAGCGAACCCAT GGTCGATATCCTCCTGTGATGCCTTCCTCAACGTGTTTCAAGCACGTGGGCTGCGACCTGAGGTGATCTGTCCATGTGCCAGCTCCTCTGAAGCCATGACTGTCGCCATCCGCAG ACCTCCAGAAATGGGCGTTCCGCCTCCAGGGAAAGCGGTGCTGTCCATGGGTGGGCTGAGTCACGGTGTGATTCGAGTGGACACAGAGGAGAAGCTCTCCGTCCTCACGGTGCAGGACGTGGGACAGGCCATGCCTGGAG CGATGGTCTGTGTGGTGCGAGTGGAGGGAACACCGTATCTGTGTCAGACTGACGAAGTGGGAGAGATCTGCGTGAGCTCAGGCAGCACAGGCGTGGCTTACTACGGCCTCCCGGGCATGACCAAGAACGTCTTCGAG ACTGTCCCAGTAACGTCGTCTGGGATTCCCATCAGCGACAGACCTTTCACCAGAACCTCACTGCTCGGATTTGTTGGACCA GACAGCCTGGTGTTTATTGttgggaagatggatggactgatggtgGTCAGTGGGCGGAGACATAACGCTGACGATGTCGTTGCCACAGCCCTGGCGGTGGAGCCCATGAAGTTTGTGTACAGGGGAAG GATAGCGGTGTTCTCTGTGTCGGTGCTCCACGACGAACGGATTGTTGTGGTGGCGGAGCAGCGGCCGGACGCCTCGGAGGAGGACAGCTTCCAGTGGATGAGCCGCGTCCTTCAG GCCATAGACAGCATCCACCAGGTTGGGGTGTACTGCCTGGCTCTGGTTCCTGCCAACACGCTGCCTAAAGCCCCCCTGGGCGGCATTCACATATCCGAGACCAAGCAGCGTTTCCTGGAGGGCGCCCTGCACCCCTGCAACGTCCTCATGTGTCCTCACACGTGTGTCACCAACCTGCccaaacccagacagaaacaGCCAG AGGTCGGTCCCGCTTCTATGATAGTGGGGAACCTGGTGGCGGGGAAGAGGATAGCACAAGCCTGCGGGAGAGACGTGGGACAGCTCGAGGACAATGACCAGGCACGTAAG TTTCTCTACATACAGGATGTGCTGCAGTGGAGAGCTCAGGCCACTCCAGACCATCCTCTGTTCCTCGTCCTCAATGCTAAG GGCACAGTGGCCAGCACGGCgtcctgtctgcagctgcacaaGCGGGCTGAGCGGGTCGCAGCTGCACTGATGGGACGCTTGAACACGGGGGATCACGTCGCGCTGGTCTACCCTCCAG GAATCGACCTGATTGCCACTTTCTACGGCTGCCTATACGCCGGTTGTGTTCCGGTCACCGTCAGGCCTCCACACCCACAGAATCTGGCCACCACCCTGCCCACCGTCAAGATGATCGTGGAG GTCAGTAAGTCGGTGTGCATCCTGACAACCCAAGCAATAATGAAACTGCTGAAATCCaaagaggctgctgctgctgtggacgTGAAGAGCTGGCCCATGGTGCTGGACACAG ATGACCTCCCCAGAAAGAAGAGTCCCCAGATGTACAAGCCTCCGACCCCGGAGATGCTGGCTTACCTGGACTTCAGCGTGTCAACAACGGGCATCCTAGCAGGGGTCAAA ATGTCTCACGCTGCCACCAGTGCCTTGTGTCGCTCCATCAAGCTGCAGTGTGAGCTCTACCCGTCCCGGCAGATCGCCATCTGCCTGGACCCCTACTGTGGGCTGGGCTTTGCTCTCTGGTGTCTGTGCAG cgTGTACGCCGGCCACCAGTCCATCCTGGTCCCTCCGCTGGAGCTGGAGAGCAACGCGTCGCTCTGGCTGGCTGCAGTCAGTCAGTACAAAGTGCGCGTCACTTTCTGCTCATATTCCGTCATGGAGATGTGCACCAAGGGCCTGGGCTCGCAGACAGAGGCGTTGCGG CTTCGAAATGTGAACCTTtcgtgtgtgcgcacgtgcatGGTGGTGGCAGAGGAACGGCCCCGGATAGCCCTCACTCAGTCCTTCTCAAAGATCTTCAAAGACCTGGGGCTTTCGCCGCGGGCGGTCAGCACCACCTTCGGCTGCAGAGTCAACGTCGCCATATGTTTGCAG CCCAACAGGTTAGGGAAACTGGCTGAGCAG gGCACGGCCGGACCCGATCCCACCACCGTTTACGTGGACATGAGAGCACTGCGGCACGACAG GGTTCGCTTAGTCGAGAGAGGCTCGCCGCACAGCTTACCGCTGATGGAGTCCGGAAAG ATCCTTCCTGGAGTGAAAGTGATCATTGCAAACACAGAGACTAAAGGCCCTCTGGGAGACTCCCATCTTGGAGAG GTGTGGGTGAGCAGCCCTCACAACGCCACTGGCTACTACACTGTTTATGGAGAGGAGGCGCTGCACGCCGACCACTTCAACACCAAGCTGAGCTTCGGGGACACGCAGACCGTCTGGGCGAGGACCGGATACCTGGGCTTCCTGCGGCGCACTGAGCTGACCGACGCCAGCGGAG agCGCCACGACGCCCTGTACGTGGTGGGCTCTCTTGACGAGACTCTGGAGCTGAGGGGAATGAGGTACCACCCCATTGACATCGAGACGTCGGTTATTCGTTCACACAAGAGCATAGCCGAATG TGCGGTGTTCACCTGGACCAACctcctggtggtggtggtggagctggagggatCGGAGCAGGAGGCCCTGGACCTGGTGGCGCTGGTCACCAACGTGGTGCTGGAGGAGCACTACCTCATCGtcggggtggtggtggtggtggacccCGGCGTCATCCCCATCAACTCCCGGGGGGAGAAGCAACGCATGCACCTCAGAGACGGGTTCCTGGCCGACCAGCTGGACCCCATATACGTGGCTTACAATATGTGA
- the dip2a gene encoding disco-interacting protein 2 homolog A isoform X8 — protein MAERTSSGLLTMMLEPTPAVAMTLPAEVREKLAELELELSEGDITQKGYEKKRGKLLAPYIPQIQGVDPSLQIDNRIQASSQAVLPGSKHNKSRAANTRDERFRSDLHTEAVQAALAKYKERKMPMPSKRRSVLVQSSVEACTPPDTSSASEDEGSLRRQGRLATSTPYQGHSHPAVEHWFNRVIQGSSTSSSASSTSSHPGGRIVTNTSAHAALNANAAATALADLMAHTQLGVPVNSRVSNKIQQLLNTLKRPKRPPLREFFVDDFEELLDVQQPDPNQPKPEGQQMSPLEGESLGVVTNWPPSLPAALQRWGTTQPKSPCLTALDNAGKPVYTLTYGKLWTRSQKLAYTLLNKLSSRNEPLLMPGDRVALVFPNNDPVMFMVAFYGCLLAELVPVPIEVPLTRKDAGSQQIGFLLGSCGVTLALTTDACQKGLPKAQTGEVATFKGWPRLLWFVTDGKHVVKPPKDWHPPVREASNDIAYIEYKTSKEGSTMGITVSHSAMLAHCHSLTQACGYTEAETITNVLDFKREAGLWHGVLTSVMNRMHVISIPYSLMKVNPLSWIQKVHTYKARVAVVKSRDMHWSLLAQRDQRDISLGSLRMLVVADGANPWSISSCDAFLNVFQARGLRPEVICPCASSSEAMTVAIRRPPEMGVPPPGKAVLSMGGLSHGVIRVDTEEKLSVLTVQDVGQAMPGAMVCVVRVEGTPYLCQTDEVGEICVSSGSTGVAYYGLPGMTKNVFETVPVTSSGIPISDRPFTRTSLLGFVGPDSLVFIVGKMDGLMVVSGRRHNADDVVATALAVEPMKFVYRGRIAVFSVSVLHDERIVVVAEQRPDASEEDSFQWMSRVLQAIDSIHQVGVYCLALVPANTLPKAPLGGIHISETKQRFLEGALHPCNVLMCPHTCVTNLPKPRQKQPEVGPASMIVGNLVAGKRIAQACGRDVGQLEDNDQARKFLYIQDVLQWRAQATPDHPLFLVLNAKGTVASTASCLQLHKRAERVAAALMGRLNTGDHVALVYPPGIDLIATFYGCLYAGCVPVTVRPPHPQNLATTLPTVKMIVEVSKSVCILTTQAIMKLLKSKEAAAAVDVKSWPMVLDTDDLPRKKSPQMYKPPTPEMLAYLDFSVSTTGILAGVKMSHAATSALCRSIKLQCELYPSRQIAICLDPYCGLGFALWCLCSVYAGHQSILVPPLELESNASLWLAAVSQYKVRVTFCSYSVMEMCTKGLGSQTEALRLRNVNLSCVRTCMVVAEERPRIALTQSFSKIFKDLGLSPRAVSTTFGCRVNVAICLQPNRLGKLAEQGTAGPDPTTVYVDMRALRHDRVRLVERGSPHSLPLMESGKILPGVKVIIANTETKGPLGDSHLGEVWVSSPHNATGYYTVYGEEALHADHFNTKLSFGDTQTVWARTGYLGFLRRTELTDASGERHDALYVVGSLDETLELRGMRYHPIDIETSVIRSHKSIAECAVFTWTNLLVVVVELEGSEQEALDLVALVTNVVLEEHYLIVGVVVVVDPGVIPINSRGEKQRMHLRDGFLADQLDPIYVAYNM, from the exons gtgtAGATCCATCTCTACAAATCGACAACAGGATCCAGGCCTCCTCCCAGGCGGTGCTGCCAGGTTCCAAACACAACAAGTCTCGGGCAGCCAACACCCGGGATGAACGCTTTAGATCTG ATCTGCACACAGAAGCCGTCCAAGCAGCTTTGGCAAAGTACAAAGAGAGGAAGATGCCCATGCCCTCCAAGAGGCGATCTGTGCTAGTTCAGTCATCTGTGGAAGCATGCACCCCTCCAG ACACCTCCTCGGCGTCGGAAGACGAGGGCTCGCTGCGCCGGCAGGGACGTCTGGCCACCTCCACGCCCTACCAGGGCCACAGCCACCCGGCCGTTGAGCACTGGTTCAACCGCGTCATCCAGggctcctccacctcgtcctCCGCGTCGTCCACCTCGTCCCACCCGGGAGGGCGCATCGTCACCAACACCTCGGCCCACGCGGCGCTCAACGCCAACGCCGCGGCCACCGCGCTGGCCGACCTCATGGCGCACACCCAGCTAG GCGTTCCAGTCAACAGTCGCGTCTCCAACaaaatccagcagctgctcaacACACTGAAGAGACCCAAGCGCCCGCCACTGCGCGAGTTCTTCGTCGACGACTTTGAGGAGCTCTTGGATG TCCAGCAGCCGGATCCCAACCAGCCAAAGCCAGAAGGCCAACAGATGAGTCCCCTGGAAGGAGAGTCTCTCGGGGTGGTCACCAACTGGCCTCCCTCCTTGCCAGCAGCCTTGCAAAGGTGGGGCACCACTCAGCCCAAGAGCCCCTGTCTGACAGCACTCGACAACGCTGGCAAGCCCGTCTACACACTCACCTACG GTAAACTCTGGACCCGCAGCCAGAAACTGGCCTACACGCTTCTGAACAAGCTGAGCTCAAGAAATGAGCCGTTGCTCATGCCTGGAGACAGA gtTGCACTTGTGTTCCCCAACAACGACCCTGTGATGTTCATGGTGGCCTTCTATGGCTGTCTCCTGGCAGAGCTGGTACCTGTGCCGATTGAGGTGCCGTTGACCAGAAAG GATGCAGGAAGTCAACAGATCGGCTTTCTGCTGGGCAGCTGCGGCGTCACGTTGGCGCTGACCACCGACGCCTGTCAGAAAGGCCTGCCCAAAGCACAAACCGGGGAGGTAGCCACTTTCAAAG GCTGGCCACGGCTGCTGTGGTTCGTGACAGATGGAAAACATGTTGTGAAGCCTCCGAAAGACTGGCATCCTCCGGTCCGGGAAGCCAGTAATGACATAGCGTATATAGAA TATAAAACCAGCAAAGAAGGAAGCACCATGGGGATCACGGTGTCGCACTCAGCCATGCTGGCTCACTGTCATTCCCTGACGCAGGCCTGCGGATACACCGAAG CTGAGACCATTACCAACGTTCTGGACTTCAAGAGAGAAGCAGGATTATGGCACGGAGTCCTCACC AGCGTCATGAATCGGATGCACGTTATCAGCATTCCCTACTCCCTGATGAAAGTCAACCCTTTGTCCTGGATACAGAAGGTTCACACATACAAAG CGCGAGTGGCGGTGGTGAAGTCTCGGGACATGCACTGGTCTCTGCTGGCccagagagaccagagggaCATCAGCCTCGGCTCACTGCGCATGCTGGTCGTTGCAGATGGAGCGAACCCAT GGTCGATATCCTCCTGTGATGCCTTCCTCAACGTGTTTCAAGCACGTGGGCTGCGACCTGAGGTGATCTGTCCATGTGCCAGCTCCTCTGAAGCCATGACTGTCGCCATCCGCAG ACCTCCAGAAATGGGCGTTCCGCCTCCAGGGAAAGCGGTGCTGTCCATGGGTGGGCTGAGTCACGGTGTGATTCGAGTGGACACAGAGGAGAAGCTCTCCGTCCTCACGGTGCAGGACGTGGGACAGGCCATGCCTGGAG CGATGGTCTGTGTGGTGCGAGTGGAGGGAACACCGTATCTGTGTCAGACTGACGAAGTGGGAGAGATCTGCGTGAGCTCAGGCAGCACAGGCGTGGCTTACTACGGCCTCCCGGGCATGACCAAGAACGTCTTCGAG ACTGTCCCAGTAACGTCGTCTGGGATTCCCATCAGCGACAGACCTTTCACCAGAACCTCACTGCTCGGATTTGTTGGACCA GACAGCCTGGTGTTTATTGttgggaagatggatggactgatggtgGTCAGTGGGCGGAGACATAACGCTGACGATGTCGTTGCCACAGCCCTGGCGGTGGAGCCCATGAAGTTTGTGTACAGGGGAAG GATAGCGGTGTTCTCTGTGTCGGTGCTCCACGACGAACGGATTGTTGTGGTGGCGGAGCAGCGGCCGGACGCCTCGGAGGAGGACAGCTTCCAGTGGATGAGCCGCGTCCTTCAG GCCATAGACAGCATCCACCAGGTTGGGGTGTACTGCCTGGCTCTGGTTCCTGCCAACACGCTGCCTAAAGCCCCCCTGGGCGGCATTCACATATCCGAGACCAAGCAGCGTTTCCTGGAGGGCGCCCTGCACCCCTGCAACGTCCTCATGTGTCCTCACACGTGTGTCACCAACCTGCccaaacccagacagaaacaGCCAG AGGTCGGTCCCGCTTCTATGATAGTGGGGAACCTGGTGGCGGGGAAGAGGATAGCACAAGCCTGCGGGAGAGACGTGGGACAGCTCGAGGACAATGACCAGGCACGTAAG TTTCTCTACATACAGGATGTGCTGCAGTGGAGAGCTCAGGCCACTCCAGACCATCCTCTGTTCCTCGTCCTCAATGCTAAG GGCACAGTGGCCAGCACGGCgtcctgtctgcagctgcacaaGCGGGCTGAGCGGGTCGCAGCTGCACTGATGGGACGCTTGAACACGGGGGATCACGTCGCGCTGGTCTACCCTCCAG GAATCGACCTGATTGCCACTTTCTACGGCTGCCTATACGCCGGTTGTGTTCCGGTCACCGTCAGGCCTCCACACCCACAGAATCTGGCCACCACCCTGCCCACCGTCAAGATGATCGTGGAG GTCAGTAAGTCGGTGTGCATCCTGACAACCCAAGCAATAATGAAACTGCTGAAATCCaaagaggctgctgctgctgtggacgTGAAGAGCTGGCCCATGGTGCTGGACACAG ATGACCTCCCCAGAAAGAAGAGTCCCCAGATGTACAAGCCTCCGACCCCGGAGATGCTGGCTTACCTGGACTTCAGCGTGTCAACAACGGGCATCCTAGCAGGGGTCAAA ATGTCTCACGCTGCCACCAGTGCCTTGTGTCGCTCCATCAAGCTGCAGTGTGAGCTCTACCCGTCCCGGCAGATCGCCATCTGCCTGGACCCCTACTGTGGGCTGGGCTTTGCTCTCTGGTGTCTGTGCAG cgTGTACGCCGGCCACCAGTCCATCCTGGTCCCTCCGCTGGAGCTGGAGAGCAACGCGTCGCTCTGGCTGGCTGCAGTCAGTCAGTACAAAGTGCGCGTCACTTTCTGCTCATATTCCGTCATGGAGATGTGCACCAAGGGCCTGGGCTCGCAGACAGAGGCGTTGCGG CTTCGAAATGTGAACCTTtcgtgtgtgcgcacgtgcatGGTGGTGGCAGAGGAACGGCCCCGGATAGCCCTCACTCAGTCCTTCTCAAAGATCTTCAAAGACCTGGGGCTTTCGCCGCGGGCGGTCAGCACCACCTTCGGCTGCAGAGTCAACGTCGCCATATGTTTGCAG CCCAACAGGTTAGGGAAACTGGCTGAGCAG gGCACGGCCGGACCCGATCCCACCACCGTTTACGTGGACATGAGAGCACTGCGGCACGACAG GGTTCGCTTAGTCGAGAGAGGCTCGCCGCACAGCTTACCGCTGATGGAGTCCGGAAAG ATCCTTCCTGGAGTGAAAGTGATCATTGCAAACACAGAGACTAAAGGCCCTCTGGGAGACTCCCATCTTGGAGAG GTGTGGGTGAGCAGCCCTCACAACGCCACTGGCTACTACACTGTTTATGGAGAGGAGGCGCTGCACGCCGACCACTTCAACACCAAGCTGAGCTTCGGGGACACGCAGACCGTCTGGGCGAGGACCGGATACCTGGGCTTCCTGCGGCGCACTGAGCTGACCGACGCCAGCGGAG agCGCCACGACGCCCTGTACGTGGTGGGCTCTCTTGACGAGACTCTGGAGCTGAGGGGAATGAGGTACCACCCCATTGACATCGAGACGTCGGTTATTCGTTCACACAAGAGCATAGCCGAATG TGCGGTGTTCACCTGGACCAACctcctggtggtggtggtggagctggagggatCGGAGCAGGAGGCCCTGGACCTGGTGGCGCTGGTCACCAACGTGGTGCTGGAGGAGCACTACCTCATCGtcggggtggtggtggtggtggacccCGGCGTCATCCCCATCAACTCCCGGGGGGAGAAGCAACGCATGCACCTCAGAGACGGGTTCCTGGCCGACCAGCTGGACCCCATATACGTGGCTTACAATATGTGA